Part of the Astatotilapia calliptera unplaced genomic scaffold, fAstCal1.2 U_scaffold_102, whole genome shotgun sequence genome, gaagatgacttgttggaatgaaaatgagcttgtagtttgtctgctttaataatgtgactggaaaaaggtgttggacttcaaatatgtccatttctttcacacttcacctttaaaagtgaagccttgtggttcctggaaggaaaaacacgactttttcaagtctttgtcctgtttttatgataaatgtacgactttaatgtgaaacattcagagttttttctcttgttgtgtttgtttgaagctgcttcctgttggcttcagctgtttggagtttccattttctaaacttctacattctgaaccttcttcagctctgaacagatgatgaaacactgaatgatttcaagctcacactttgtctaataaacttacatctttcattctttatacagattgtgggctgtggtttgtcagagatcagctgtgattatctggcagcagcactgaagtccaacccctcccatctgagagagctggacctgagctgcaacaacaagctgcaggattcaggagtgaagcatctgtgtggtttcctggagagtccaggatgtggacttgaaactctgaggtcagtcagcatgttttagttgtgctgagatgaatatgatgtgaaagttgtgctgacactaaactgcagacatcaggctgatattatactgatccacactgaggatcttcatggtaaagtctgttttcttcttctctggtttagtccattgactgcagcagaacaatgttcacatttcaaacagtgagactcaacgtatggcccgcggcccacacgcggcctgcccaccttccctgattcagagagaggggaccctgattaactgtgtagtgttcttcctcacagttctaagtatcagacacaacaatgaataatccacagctgactgtctttagcaggtcaaaggtcacggcacacagcagacagtgggaaatattataactctgatcatttatcagcacatatccatatgtataaaaacaaagctgacactgtgagacttgatcagaggtgtgatcatcacagcagaggcctttgtgtcaaagtcactgaggatcaaacagaaacacatgaagcagattttcctgttctggctttttatagcagataaccttcaaaatattctgcagtccatcaaaaactgaagcaaaccatgaatcaacatgtgaacatgagctgatgctgctgaagtgaagcaaagttacagaggtttgattacagacacagctgagagtttgtaatctgtcatcattttaaaaggtttacatttcttcagtatATCCACATTTGCAGCTGGTACCTCAACCTCCACTTGTCCAACACAACTGCTGTCCACTGCCTCCATGACATTGTGATTTTGCTGTTGGTCTTCTGTCAGATCTTCATCAATCACTTCTGCACGGGGCACACCTTCAGACTCTGCAGCTGCATAACGAAAGCCTGTAAGATAAAATTAGACATAAGGTAAATGTACACCAATATTCCAATGACAGGTGTGTGATTCATCTGGAAGTTATGTGCGGATTAGTGTACAGTGATAGCAATTTAGTATGTTtttagagggggggggggttgtttacCTCCGATGGGTGCTCTTTTTCGCTTCCGTTGCGTACGCCTTGAGTGCCGGTCCGAGTCTGATACAGGTATGTCGTCATGCCCCATGTGCAGTGTTGGTGCCCAGTCTGGATTTGTTACATCCATTTCATATGCTGGTTtgcctgcaataatgccaaatcatAAGCTACTCAGTCGACATGATGTGGTTCTGCAGCATCACACATTAGCATGTTTTATCTCATTATCTATGACCTCAGCACGTTGAAAATAACACTAAAAGCCTTTCAAGAGTGATATGAATTAATTTAGAACTCACCGGAAAGAAAATGCCGTgagcaaaccaacaaaaagctGGGGATTGCAGAGAACTCGATATCCGCTCGTCTCACCGCTGCAATCCAAGCCTGACGTCTTTGTTTAGTAATATCGGATACATGGGATCCCTCACGTTGCCTCCAGGATGGAAAACGATGAAAAGAGAGCCCGTTATCCAGCTTCTTGCCTTCACGATCGTGTGATCTAACGTTGCAACCGACAACACAACACGTACGATCCATAGCTGAAATGGTATCCTTTGGCTGGCCTACTGTCATGGCGGAAGGGGGCATGGCCCAtctcccgtgacatcacgctccaaagccctataggtgggaaaatgtaccatgtcgaccaatcaaaaatgatatggaaacatgacatttggttgtttagcaaaagggggaagttttaggagtgaccggcaagagagagcgagtgagcgaaagagagagagagttttgatacgtgagagatttgtgacgtttaccgTGTTTGGTCTCAAGTTAGTTTGTTGTCTTGTGTATTTAGTGTgtagctgttgttttgttttgtgtgtcagttctacTAGTGATCGTCACAGTTGCTGCCTTAAAGCCAACAAAGGCAGATTGCAGTGTAAACGctgagtgacacacctgctgtcagacctgcaggtttatccctgtgctgttctcatatGTGTTAGAGTGACACAAACTATTGTttgacacctgattgttctgtaaatagtttgaaatgattatatgaaaaacgtctgagccttggctgcattttttggtaaatagtaccatataactttgttgtttgcaaaacgtgtgcgtatttttaaaagtgtacaatctctatttgcatttcaagttatgaagatgattcgttaaacatgtgtgtggtttttacagtcaaaatatcactttctacttgtattttaaattttgtctgaatttagataaattgtgctgatacagttggtcaaaatgagaaaataacagattggcaagataaactgtttttaaaggtaaaatatagAGGCcacatcaaaagtagtcaagaagggttaaaggctaaaagcaaagttgtcaccaagtactgtttatatttgtgtgtattgctgcagcttttttgaGTATTAATTtggtgcctttgtgtgaaataaTGGTATTGTGAGTGATCCATATAGTCACAAAGAATAgccacttgtttctgtgctaccaaagttccccggctttcattcaaaatgtgtttatcgtCAGCACCTGCacattaaactacttaaacattataaatgtcttcaagctcacactgaggcctgtggggtactatcagccactgagacagtacacacatttatatgtgtttgtatatgaatatttcatactttaagactgcctgtttatttaagggagatgaacaaaatacattggaattgtacaaaataatatcatggatgataaattaaatagattttaagtagatgcttgtgcattcttaaagtcttatatgttgaactgaactatgtgatctgttcaaagccttaatcttaatttgaagtgaaatgtgcattttgagtttatacacTATGTATATAAGGCGACCGTttccttttgcagtatttttgtgtggtgTACTTTTCTATGTCTTAACAAAAGGGGAACAAAGGTGTTTAAGTTCACCTAGGATgatgtgttttaattttcacatggtcttgcttgaatttgaccctgacAAAGGCGTATGaactctgtcagctgtttggagtttccattttctaaacttctacattctgaaccttcttcagctctgaacagatgatgaaacactgaatgatttcaagctcacactttgtctaataaacttacatctttcattctttatacagattgagggctgtggtttgtcagagatcagctgtgattatctggcagcagcactgaagtccaacccctcccatctgagagagctggacctgagctccaacaacaagctgcaggattcaggagtgaagcatctgtgtggtttcctggagagtccaggatgtggacttgaaactctggggtcagtcagcatgttttagttgtgctgagatgaatatgatgtgaaagttgtgctgacactaaactgcagacatcaggctgatattatactgatccacactgaggatcttcatggtaaagtctgttttcttcttctctggtttagtccattgactgcagcagaacaatgttcacatttcaaaccttcaaagaagaagaaaaatcctccactggataattcactgtgaaactctccaactcttcattccaccttaaagtctgtctgacactgaaatccaaagcaaaatgtgcgtttgctttacagacagcagtccaacacaaacatacacacatcatccaaaacacagtccaacatccaaatctcctccactgccagcatgaatgatgggaaagagaaggaggaacactctgacattcagggttagaatgagtttcatgaagcagactgtgaagatcaaagctgcattagaaagcttacatgaatgaatgagtggacagaagtggacagagatcatctgaagcacttcaaaggctttaaatcagcacatttctctttattctttatcaactctgttagtttctctcagttttctgtggaaTGAAGCTAACAGCAGGCTAATAAGATGCTGACCAATAGGTTTCTATTAAAGGTTGTAATTTGTATATGAAAAAGTGCTTTGGCTCAGCAGGGATCAGCTTACAGGTAGAATACAGCTGCTGGATGGGATTAGCATGTCATAGCTATCTACCAAACTGCTAACTGGGGGATTTCAGGCCATCTATGGATCATTTTTGCTAACTGTTTATTCAGCTTAGGCTCACAGGGCTGCAGCCTGTGccctagctgtcatagggcaagaggcgtggtccacctgcacaggtgagcagtccatcacagggccaacagagagagacagagaagcactctctcacatccacacctacagccaatttagaagcaccaatgaacctaagcagcatttcattggactgtgggagaacatcCAACCTCCACAGAAAGGCCAACAAGCTTCAACCTACAACCTTCTTGCTTTAAGGCACTAGTGCGAACCACTTTTCCCCATTTCAGCCCAAATCCtgcatcttcctgtttctgactccaggccagctccactaacactttctcatcagacactgccacctagtggaggAAGTCTTAGTCCCATTTGAAGCTTCAGATTACAGTTAGTTCCTTTacaaagaggtggaggtggtggggccACAGCACCATCATCACTGAGTGCCATAGGACACTTAACCTTTGTTTCCATATGCTGGGAACTTCCTGTTGTTCCAAGGAGgactggaaaatgtgtgaaaatctcccagtcagttcctcacagcacacttcaatcatttccctcccacagcatcaggaccagggctttttctctctttggtccCACTAAGagatttccacacaaacacctcatcagtgggactctcagagctaccagccctttgctacaatcacaaagctcttcattgaaatcaatgatatcaaagctggaatcaaatgagtccaagtcttctgctgattcagcatcacattcatctttgctccttgttctgcatccccaccatggacttcattcctttccaagccagccttgagtgtcctttattcagctcatcctctgctttacttttacacctgattttagctgctttatctctctttcaacaagtttctgtgcctcaatctttttcttctctccctcataacaagacagcttcttctgcctgagaacatgttggagtgatttactaatccagggctgcttattggggaaaatacttcctgtttccaaaGTAATCCCCATTTTTCCCAGAAAGAAATGTAAGTAGAAATCGATGATCTAAGTGAGAACATGAGCCTTTAAAAAGTCCCAGTGGGTGCAGTCAAAGCAGTCCCTCAGTCCCAGTATAGAGTCTTTGGTCCAGACTGGAACAACTGTGTGCCCAGTTTGAGCTCTCTTCAGTCCTGTGACCTGACAGACCCAGAGGggccatcacatcacatttagaagctcccctaatggagccacaacacatgtccaacacttagtctgtcttgttggaccaactggaagaaatgattcaaggacttagtcacagaacagagattcaaatctccaaaatccaactggctgcatcaggacatatagtctgaaactctgcacagtttcctgtttgaagctgcttcctgttggcttcagctgtttggagtttccattttctaaacttctacattctgaaccttcttcagctctgaacagatgatgaaacactgaatgatttcaagctcacactttgtctaataaacttacatctttcattctttatacagattgagagctgtggtttgtcaaagatcagctgtgattatctggcagcagcactgaagtccaacccctcccatctgagagagctggacctgtggggaaacaacctgaaggatccagatgtgaagcagctgtctgatcttcagcagagtccagactacagactggagactctgttggtcagtagagtgatggagtgagtgggtggtgctgtcagcagtgttgtactaaacacagtcagtatgaaacaaagatccagtgtttcctgtaaagctgcagcttctcagtgaagctgtgagaggagaatggtgacaggcttcaggattggacacaaacacttcctgtttctgaccttTATGGTCACCATGGTAACGGCTGACACGCTCTGATCAAACGCtgtcaacagccaatcagctctctgaacaaagcagcacgcagaccaatgactgcattcatttccaagtttaaagcagtgaagaacacagtctgtaggtgaggaagaatttagtgagagcagatgtttggatggaattcctccagttaacagctggaaccgtccatctggattgttgggcttgttgttggggttcctacagagctcagagtggacacaccaaggttcttctaatgaatgaaagtccaaactcaaactaggagggaaaaacattttcatcaacttcaataaaaatccaaagattagaaaaagtgaagcaacaatgagtcctagtacagtcccagcactgaagtccctgctgctctttatactggatgtgctgcatcactgactgacagctgatgaagagtctctggaaacactcgtttatctcctctgctcttccttcttctctctgcaggtggagctgatgatggtaaacaggacggtgtgtgtgctgagagaggaggagctgtgtcctgatgatccagagaggttgaagcagcagcagcttgtgtgtagagacgctctgactgggccatgttactgggaggtggagaggagagcttcatccagcagtgactgacagaggaatgagaagaagtgcagatgactgtcagtgctgcagagtgaactgctctgagaacagctccactgtcagacacaatgtagagtccagcatcatccctgtgtgtccctctggatctgacagaggatcatcagtgtatctggactgctctgctgctgctctgtccttctacagtctcTGCACAGTCTCTGTCTGACTCTGGCTTCAGACCCTCCTGGATCAAACTCACCTGGAAAGACTTTCAAACATCACTCAATAGatttgaatacagaatatatttgatatatactgtagatgtactgtagagttgcagtttgtcacttgtaaatacagtctgtgagcagctgtgagctgaaagatctttctagaaacaggaaatgttttcactcttctgttgctttttcatatatttccacaacattaatattgatcccacctgtctcacctgtttcatgcttttatacATAATAACAGGACACGTGTGATCTGAGCGCTGCTGTGGTTGCTGTGCTGCACGTCTTCATTTAGATAACAGAGACATCTAGTGGTTCAGAGGGAGAACTGCAGGAGGTGGAGCTGTGTTTTAGCATGGAaaactttttatcttttaggcGCAGATACAAATATGACAAGTATCAGTGTGAGATACAAAAGGTCACATCAGTCAGCAGAGGGAACAGTGATCACACAGCAATGTAAGAATAGAAACATAACAGTGAATCTGGACATGTATACAGatggaagcaaacaaacaggatgtaacactacattaaagccacaaatgggaagaaaacaaacacaaaggaaaatatatttgatCTCAGGAATCCAAATCAGATGCTTTAGAGCAagggtcggcaaccctgggcacgcgTGTCACAGCTGGCAagcgaagggttaactgatggcacgaccatagctggactggccatcgggcatactgatggtgatttttcatttttatgggctgatgatgtttttttatgattttttttttttgtaacggtataaacgatggaaggtggtggattggccggatgctggtcgatgtgtagaaataactcagttgtttggtggtggctatggcggagcttccacagaggcagcaggtggatgagggaaaggggaggcgggaggagcagagacccgaggcggccgccggtccgagtgttggcccccttgaactttcccacattttgtcacattacagcacaaacatgaatcagttttattggaattccacgtgaaagaccaacacaaagtggaacggaaatcatacatgattccaaacattttttacaaataaataactgcaaagtggggtgtgcgtaattattctgtcatggaaaaacacactgccatcaactgttttgtttttgtcaaaatcaCTGTAATATAATCACTGTACCTTTATATACATGTGacttatattaatgctgctgccctcttgtggctAAAGTGTAATTATGTTCTTGTTATTAGGGAAAACATTTGAGAGTAACATGACAAATGAGTCAGCACTTTGGCTTCAGCTTAAGAAATCCTCATTTTTATGTCATCAGTTATAGTTGCATGTATTCATTATCATAAGTTAACCTTTAATATTGATGTCTTAAATTGATTTTACTTAAACTAGCAATAATTTTATGGTTGCATTAAATAAATGCATCACTAATGAATGAACTATTTcagtaattaatttaaaaaatctacaTAATCAATTAAAGATATATATTAATAATGAATTATccattaatttcatttaaaatttttcaATATTTGTTTATATACAATTCAAATTAGTTAATTACATATTTAATCAattattggtttgttttctattttgattattttactgacacatttaatgaattatttaatgatgtatttatttaattcacgtTGCTACTCCTGGCCCTGCATCGCTgttcataaatacattttatttgtcagctTCACCCATCAaagtcagggggcggggttaatgcTGAtcaagtcaaaaccattgctttggtctGGTGGGCGTTCTTTTAGTGGGCTTTTCTGTCACGGCCTGCGTGGCAGACTATGATgaggggaaggaggacccaaatgccaacacgttctcactcctgtatggaggaccacaagagccacGCGCATCGAAATAAAGAATTCTGTGCTTAAGTAATGAATTATAGAATAaattctgcatttgtaaattcatttttgaattcccatttaataaactgatttttgaaatgcttttaaaaactgcatttcaaaaTCCTTTTTCCAATTGCACTTTAATAAACTGCATAAATTGCATGAATGAAGGGATCCTGCAGCGAAACGGA contains:
- the LOC113017325 gene encoding uncharacterized protein LOC113017325, coding for MPPSAMTVGQPKDTISAMDRTCCVVGCNVRSHDREGKKLDNGLSFHRFPSWRQREGSHVSDITKQRRQAWIAAVRRADIEFSAIPSFLLVCSRHFLSGKPAYEMDVTNPDWAPTLHMGHDDIPVSDSDRHSRRTQRKRKRAPIGGFRYAAAESEGVPRAEVIDEDLTEDQQQNHNVMEAVDSSCVGQVEVEVPAANVDILKKCKPFKMMTDYKLSAIFIILIHIPHTLYSLISTDFIFTD